The Lutzomyia longipalpis isolate SR_M1_2022 chromosome 2, ASM2433408v1 DNA window TAGttttaaaaccaaaattaatgtttaattttttccaacaGATATCCATCGAAAGTCTTCGTAGGCGACACATTTTGCTACTTTTCCGGAATGACGTTTGCAGTTGTGGGCATTTTGGGGCACTTCAGTAAAACCGTCTTGCTGTTCTTCATCCCCCAAGTCATCAATTTCCTATATTCCGTACCACAGCTTTTTCACTTTATCCCATGCCCACGACATCGTCTACCAAAGTACAATTCTACAACGGATAAATTGGACGTGAGTGAGACACAATTCTGCTACAACCAACTCCATCCATTCGGGAAGGTAGCTGTGAACATTTTCAAGCATTTGCGATTGATAAAGTGGGAGGTGGCAAATGATGGTGTTGTGCGTACCAATAATTTTACCCTGATTAATTTTGTCATCCTTAAATGTGGACCAATGCGTGAAGATCGTGTGACGTGGATTCTCATGGGTTTTCAAGTTGTTTGCACATGTGTGGCCTTTATGATACGCTACCCCCTTGCGGGGTATTTCTACAAATACTGACTTTCTAGGCAGCgagtttatttcaatttagaaaaaaaaataaaatacagagCCAAAGATTTGTAGAtctgaatcttttttttatactttattttattatttttaataatgtaGTTTATTAGCGCAGAGAAGGAGTTGAAAATGCATACTCACTGTGccgaataatgaaaaaatcactatctttttttttaactttactgCAAATCTTCTCCTATGGTGAATTCAtattggattttcttcaattttgcaataagATCTTCAACACTCAATTCGCCATGAACCTTGTTATCACGTGTACGAATATTAACTGTGTTGGAAGTCTTCTCCTTTTCTCCAACAACGAGAATAAAGTTGAATTGCGCCAATTGAGCATTCCGGATCTTTTTATTCATCGTATCCCCATCATCGAGATCACTTTCTGCCATGAAACCCACCTCATAGAGACGCTTGCGAACAGTATCAGCATAGTCATTGAATGGAGGCCCAACAGGCACAACCATTACTTGCCGTGGGGACAGCCAGAATGGCCATTTCCCTGCATAATTTTCCGTTAGGATGGCAATCATACGTTCAACAGAACCAAGGATAGCTCGATGAATGATCACAGGCTGTTTGGTTTCACCGGAAGCTGATACGTAGGATAAATTAAATCGAATAGGTAGCTGGAAATCTAGCTGTATTGTTGCACACTGAAAGGGGCGCTTAAGAGCATCGAGAATAGTGATGTCAATCTTTGGACCATAGAACGCCCCATCGCCGGGATTCATCTTCCATGCAGCGCCAAAATTATTCAGTGCTTCCTCCAGAGATTTTTCAGCCTCATTCCATACTTCTAGATCTCCCAAATATTTTTCCGGCCTGGTAGAGAGAACAAGATTGTACGAGAAACCAAAAACTTTGTAGACGCTATCGAGGAAATCTAAGCAACCCATAATTTCGGCTTTAATTTGGTCGGGAGCACAGAAAATATGAGCATCATCCTGTTGGAATCGTCGGACGCGTGTTAGTCCAGTCAATGCTCCAGAGAGTTCATTTCTGTGCAACACACCAAAGTCAGCCATTCGCAATGGCAACTCCCTCCAAGATCTGTTGCGATTATCAAACATGAGGCAATGTCCAGGGCAATTCATTGGTTTTAGtgcaaatttttccttttcaacgTCAAAGGAAAACATATTCTCAGCATAGTGTTGCCAGTGCCCAGAAATTTGCCACAGCTTGGCGTTGTACATATTGGGTGATATTACTTCCTGGAACCCACGCTTTCTATACTCGCATCTAATAAAGTTCACAAGGGTGTTGTAAATATGGGCGCCACGTGGCTGAAAGAAGCAAGATCCGGGTGAGAGTTCATGGAAGAAGAATAGTTCTTGTTCCCTTCCGAGCTTTCGATGATCTCTCTTTGCAGCCTCTTCCTGAATCTTCTCCCATTCCTTGAGCTGTTTGGGGTCTGGAAAGGAGATCCCGTATACTCGCTGGAGTGTCTCAGCTTCACTATTTCCCTCCCAGTAGGTTGAGGAATTCTTGGTGACTTTCATAGCCTTGATTTTACCAGTATTTCTCACATGGGGTCCACGACATAGATCAATGAGTGGACCACAGCGGTACACTGTAGTGGTCtctgtgtttactttctcattCAAGATTCGCTTCTTGAATTCATtgtattcaaacattttcaaaagatcttctttcttcatttctaGGCGCTCAAAAGGTTGCTTCTCTTTTACAATTTGCTTCACAAGAGACTCCATTGCACTATAATCATTTGTGGAaatctaaaaaagaaaaaaaatgtgaaaataaattctttcaaagtaattttttccACATACCCCATCCCCATCGATGAACATATCGTAATAGAAGCCATTCTCAATCGGTGGTCCATAGCAGAGGTGCCCTCCATAGATTTTTTCCATCGCTTCACCCAAGATATGGGCAGAGCTGTGCCAGAACACAGCTTGTGCTTCCGGATCGTCGAATTTCAGCAGCTGTAATCTACAATTCTCTTCAAATGGTCGATCCAAATCCCAAAGAACATCATTCACTTTTGAGATCACGCAACTATCAGCTAATCCCTTGCTAATTCCCACAGCAATATCGTACGGGGTTGTCTGCCATGATGTACCAGCTACAATTTTTCCATCCGGAAGTGTCACATCGATGTTATTTTTGGGTTTTGCAGCCAGTTCCTCCAAGTATTTTGCTTTGAGTGTATCCCACATACTCAAACGATGTTGAATGAAATCCGGTTGGGGATTTAGTTCCTTAAGAACtgaaaaacatataaatataATGATAATAGAGAatatt harbors:
- the LOC129789326 gene encoding threonine--tRNA ligase 1, cytoplasmic isoform X1; this translates as MGLLAIAKKINKQTLVQLRHLQQFSILAGKMRKDKKADSGKEKVLKELNPQPDFIQHRLSMWDTLKAKYLEELAAKPKNNIDVTLPDGKIVAGTSWQTTPYDIAVGISKGLADSCVISKVNDVLWDLDRPFEENCRLQLLKFDDPEAQAVFWHSSAHILGEAMEKIYGGHLCYGPPIENGFYYDMFIDGDGISTNDYSAMESLVKQIVKEKQPFERLEMKKEDLLKMFEYNEFKKRILNEKVNTETTTVYRCGPLIDLCRGPHVRNTGKIKAMKVTKNSSTYWEGNSEAETLQRVYGISFPDPKQLKEWEKIQEEAAKRDHRKLGREQELFFFHELSPGSCFFQPRGAHIYNTLVNFIRCEYRKRGFQEVISPNMYNAKLWQISGHWQHYAENMFSFDVEKEKFALKPMNCPGHCLMFDNRNRSWRELPLRMADFGVLHRNELSGALTGLTRVRRFQQDDAHIFCAPDQIKAEIMGCLDFLDSVYKVFGFSYNLVLSTRPEKYLGDLEVWNEAEKSLEEALNNFGAAWKMNPGDGAFYGPKIDITILDALKRPFQCATIQLDFQLPIRFNLSYVSASGETKQPVIIHRAILGSVERMIAILTENYAGKWPFWLSPRQVMVVPVGPPFNDYADTVRKRLYEVGFMAESDLDDGDTMNKKIRNAQLAQFNFILVVGEKEKTSNTVNIRTRDNKVHGELSVEDLIAKLKKIQYEFTIGEDLQ
- the LOC129789326 gene encoding threonine--tRNA ligase 1, cytoplasmic isoform X2; its protein translation is MSNENVEKLSELSVSEKKDQKAGKMRKDKKADSGKEKVLKELNPQPDFIQHRLSMWDTLKAKYLEELAAKPKNNIDVTLPDGKIVAGTSWQTTPYDIAVGISKGLADSCVISKVNDVLWDLDRPFEENCRLQLLKFDDPEAQAVFWHSSAHILGEAMEKIYGGHLCYGPPIENGFYYDMFIDGDGISTNDYSAMESLVKQIVKEKQPFERLEMKKEDLLKMFEYNEFKKRILNEKVNTETTTVYRCGPLIDLCRGPHVRNTGKIKAMKVTKNSSTYWEGNSEAETLQRVYGISFPDPKQLKEWEKIQEEAAKRDHRKLGREQELFFFHELSPGSCFFQPRGAHIYNTLVNFIRCEYRKRGFQEVISPNMYNAKLWQISGHWQHYAENMFSFDVEKEKFALKPMNCPGHCLMFDNRNRSWRELPLRMADFGVLHRNELSGALTGLTRVRRFQQDDAHIFCAPDQIKAEIMGCLDFLDSVYKVFGFSYNLVLSTRPEKYLGDLEVWNEAEKSLEEALNNFGAAWKMNPGDGAFYGPKIDITILDALKRPFQCATIQLDFQLPIRFNLSYVSASGETKQPVIIHRAILGSVERMIAILTENYAGKWPFWLSPRQVMVVPVGPPFNDYADTVRKRLYEVGFMAESDLDDGDTMNKKIRNAQLAQFNFILVVGEKEKTSNTVNIRTRDNKVHGELSVEDLIAKLKKIQYEFTIGEDLQ